The following nucleotide sequence is from Pectinophora gossypiella chromosome 17, ilPecGoss1.1, whole genome shotgun sequence.
GACTCCGTAGCTGACATTGTTGCCCCTCTGAATACACTGTTGCATTTGCTGTTTATGAATCATTTAAGAATTGTCTTGGTAGTGTCATATTTATACCTTTAATACAATATACTGTAGTTTCTCCACGAATATAGACATAAATGGTATCAAAAGCCCTTTTAAATTCGAACATATTAGATGGTTAAGTGtactttaggtacctatattaatattttctatttaaataggtacttaataaattaataattacgtCCGTATTCGTAAAACATTCTTGTTTGTTGCAATGTGTGGATTGTGAAAAATGGTTTATAATTTGCTAAAAAAGAATAATTCTCTCATTAAGCTTGTGAGGTTATAAAATAGGAAGGAAACAAACAAATCTTAGgttttctatattatattatacctcATGTTTAGTCACAttttatagatataatacatataaactcTACAACAATTTAGTTGAGGGTCTCAGGGAGGACGACGGGCTGCACGCCGATGGGGAGGACGGGCTCGCCGACGCCGATGGGGGTGGGAGCCACGGGCAGAGAGGGCTCAACAACGATCACCGGCTCGGGCAGAGAAGGCTCCTCGACAACGATCACGGGCTCAGGGACGACGACGGGCGCCACGGGCTGGGGGAGCACCACGGGGGTGGGGATGAGGATGGGCTGCTCCACGACGGAGACGGGCTCAGGAGCGATCTCGGGCTCAGCGACGGCCTCGGGGGAGATGACTCCGACGGGGTTGCTGCCGGCGTTGGCGGCGTTCACGTTGACGATGATCTGAACGAGGGGAGAGCTCTCGGAAGCCTCAGCAGCGGGTGTGGGACCGACGACGACGGGGGCGGGGGCAACGACGGCGGGGGTAGGCTCCAACTCAGTGACGGCGCCGCCATCGGGGAGGGGGAAGTCGATGATTGCGGGCCCAACGGAGATGGGGCTGATGCCTTCAACGATAGCGGGTCCGACGGAGATCAAGTCAGAGGGGTTCTGCTCGACGATGGCGGGTCCAACTTGGATCGGCTGAACGCCAAGGGCTTCCATCAACATCTGTTCAAGCAGAGCGGCGGTGGCGGGGTCAGTGCTGGGGCTGTTGATAGCGGCGATGATCTCCTGGATCTCTTGACTCTCGGAGGCACCAATCGGCTTGATGACGCGCGCCGACGCCACGGCGGCGATCAGAACGATAGCGATGAAGTACTTCATGTTGATGCAACtgcaaattgaaaatattatacgGATTTGTATAggatgtaagtttatttttttttgagtgaatttttttagtatttgcTCAGAAAGCAAAAAAAGAGTAAATCTCTTTACTTACGTTGTTATTTGCCCGTCTATCGACTGACTTTGCTTCTGGTCTGCTTCcacgtatttttatttagatttttatcataatattttattaactgtgATATAGATTACGTTCCTATCAAATGAAATCCATAAAATATTTCCaaagttttattacctaagaTCTCTTTTTACGGTTTATTGTAATACTTATTAGTCTGGCCGCGCTGCTATGTGTAACACGGTCGTCGCAACATAACAAAGATATAATATCCTACTTATGTGATTTTGTAATTTGCAAAACCGAATGgaacaaaaaaaactttttttaaggTAAAAAGGGTAAGGTTAGGTAAAAAAGGGATAGGTTAGATAAATTTTAGAAATTTTACACAGGGATAGGTTTATGTAGTAGAACCATAGAAGACATAGAACTGAGAgtaaatgtaggtacctatatgtagGTATCACatacatgtaagtaagtactcaatACTAGTCGGagtattaacaaaaaaaaaatcaatgtgtaattatcatttttttggATAATCTGTCTAGTTACAACATACGTACTTATGGTGGTAACTGGTACCAAAAAAACTAAGAATATAAATCTAAGACAATTTTGCAGTCAcctaaaatgtttacttttgaTGTCCAGAGATTTACCCTTTATAGCCTTGAGTAACCATACCTCTCTAATTAAATAATGGTAGAACGACCTgcgtggtccagtcgttgagcgttgggctcacgatccagaggccctgggttcgaatcccggggacatgccacaaaaaatactttgtggtccgtagtttgattaggacattacaggctgaccacctgattgtccgaaagtaagatgatccgtgcttcagaaggcacgttaagccgttggtcccggttactacttactaacgtaagtatgtagtcgttacacgagccatgtcaggggcttttgacggctccgtaataaccctgacaccaggattgttgaggttggtattccacctcacaacccacacgataagaagatcttTCTTATTCGAGTTATATTTCCCTCAATCCACCCTTCcttaacattttctttaaataggTTTGCATTTGACCAATTTCGTCAGTTGGGCCCTAtgaaggtccgtgttgctctatggcccTATTTCATAAACGTGACAattgttgattattattacGGTATTTCATGGTAAGTAAAGAAGTGGCTTAAGACTTACGGTAAATAGTACGGGTATCCATACTAGTAAATTACATTTGAAGCAGGGACGTATCTCTAATCTACTGTCatacccggacacttcatacaaaaatcctcgTTCCACACAGACACGAcacattgacgttttcgtatacTTACGCGCACTGGCACATACAgatgtgtaacgtctgacgcccataccaCATAAtactcatacgattgaagactaaagtatgaccgagggGAGGTGACGCAAACCTAGCTAAGCCGCTGGTGTGGtgcagagagttaccgttatcgaagtatcattccttattctataactgaagttttttttgacgtgacttattgtagatttgccgcaggtggcattaactacttggccggataaatgggaagcgctgaaggctctcacccggtgcaacgtttaagacaacaggcctgagggtgcccagttgggcgcgaatcaaATGGAATGGATGGATGTATCATGGATGGATGGAGtcgaatggaattctatagtctcagAAAATGTGGTTCTTTTTGGACTATGTCTGCAATTTTACCGGGTGAAATTCTGTTTGAAAACCGTCCAAAGCAAAGCTACCACTTAGGTATAATAGATCAAAATAATGTTTGCTTATTATGTATTAAGACCTTTTGTAGTTCTATGCTGctgataagtacttaagtactaataCTTATCATCATTTTATGTTATGATAGTGCACAATAATCCTTTGTTGTTTGATTGTAATAAAAGCCAGTGCAACATATTTTTGGCTTTATTAAGTACAATAGGAAAATCTCGCCTAAGGCAATATTGTGCTTCCCATATTAATTCACGATACTTAGTATTTTCAATTATGTTGAAGTTTGAGGTAAGTACCTTCTAATTGTCTTAGGACTTCAATATCAAGGTAAGTATAGCTCCAATTTCTATCAGCTATTTGAAAACTTATAGATTCTTCGTTCCTGTTATTTAATCGTATTGATTATATTGATCCTTCTAACAGAATTAGTACCTAATTACTTTCTTCTTAAAATAATTCTAGTAATTTCTAAACCTAAATTAATTACGAAGGGGTTTACTGAATAGCAACAAAcaaatttatgaaaaataaaatatattgcacctcATGTAAAGTTACATTTTATAGATACAATATACTACAGAAACTCTACAACAATTTAGTTGAGGGTCTCAGGGAGGACGACGGGCTGCACGCCGATGGGGAGGACGGGCTCGCCGACGCCGATGGGGGTGGGAGCCACGGGCAGAGAGGGTTCAACAACGATCACGGGCTCGGGCAGAGAAGGCTCCTCAACAACGACCACGGGCTCAGGGACGACGACGGGCGCCACGGGCTGGGGGAGCACCACGGGGGTGGGGATGAGGATGGGCTGCTCCACGACGGAGACAGGCTCAGGAGCGATCTCGGGCTCAGCGATGGCCTCGGGCTCAACAACGGCCTCGGGGGAGATGACTCCGACGGGGTTGCTGCCGGCGTTGGCGGCGTTCACGTTGACGATGATCTGAACGAGGGGAGAGCTCTGGGAAGCCTCAGCAGCGGGGGTGGGTCCAACGACGACGGGGGTGGGGGCGACGACTGCGGGAGTAGGCTCCAACTCGGTGATGGCTCCACCGTCGGGGAGGGGAAAGTCGATGATCGCGGGTCCAACGGAGATGGGGCTGATGCCTTCAACGATAGCGGGTCCGACGGAGATCAAGTCAGAGGGGTTCTGCTCGACGATGGCGGGTCCGACTTGAATGGGCTGCTGGCCGAGAGCTTCGAGCAGCATCTGTTCCAGAAGGGCGGCGGTGGCGGGGTCGGTGCTGGGGCTGTTGATGGCGTTGATGATCTCCTGGATCTGGTGCACCTCCTCTGTGAGACCAGCGGGCTTAATCACGCCCGCCGACGCCACGGCGGCGATCAGTGCGATAGCGATGAAGTATTTCATATTGGTGCTACTGTAAATAGAAGAAATATCACATGGAAtttaaacttgttgaagttGATCAGagaaattctgaggctcttaaTAAGATTAAAGGAAGAGGGTTCTTCCCATTcggtaaaaaaataagacaacgTGACGAATGAGTCTGAATGAGAAGGATCCGAACCTTGAGCATGAGAGCTCGAAGTTTAAAGTGGGTTTCTATCAGACAAGCTCTGAGGCAAGGAAATACCAATTTGATATCTATGATCAGAGTAATTCTGGGGATGCctacaaaataatttttttcGCCACGAAATTCGTCTTTGGTGACCTGTCCCAACTCCATTTTTTGATATAATTTCCGTCCCCAAAGTGTCAtttaaaggtattttattatacaaataattatattggtgtaaacataaaataaattattattatctaaaaGCAGTTAGACATAAtattagtaaaatatatttggaTGCACATGACACTCGATGAACATTTGTCCCaagaaaatattacattttagtggtattttttcaaatatctaTACTTAATATGAAATTCGTGCATTTGCGACCAATCCCGATCTATTACTTATTTCGCACTTCTCTGTCAGGCACCGGTGCCTGCGCAAAGAAATCTTTTGACAGTACTGCgtcttatataagtaagtacatcaaTGAGAAAATGGATTGCAACTTACGTTGTTATTGCCCGTCTATCGACTGACTATACTAATGAAACATTTGTTCctgttttatacaaaatgttATCTGTTAGTTTATCTACCTCGTATCGAATTCGATACATTATTGTAGTTAATACTCGCGGTAGTCATAAACGTTTCCAAATTTCATAATCCAATTTACAGCTGAATGGATAGGagttttgataactttttgtaggtacctacttcattCAATAAGGGACGTTACAcgtacgttccccaaaaataatacagatggctCTGTCGAGATttatcgtgataattaccttttttctcattacttgggtacctacataattattcaaaaataaaatgtaatggtagaagcatctctctctttatttaagagctgcgctcttgtcggtggagtaatcgccttcattactcctatacagggcgtgtagaacggtggttgccccaatcgcctacCGTTCCTCAGTACACCgatcaatttctcaatcggtgatgttctagctagaatccatttcctcggcctccaaccagtactgataccgctgctgcccggtatcaggcagaagcataattatataaaaataattctaactTGATATTTTGATCACATTACGTATAGAATATGTTggtatctatattgcttctctttcttttaatcagtataataatgggtggatgatGTAGGTGCCGGGGTGTATTAAAAAGTgtcatcaaaaataaaagatgcataattgtCTGTTATCCTTGAAGTTAGAAGgctgcaaccagttaatttattactttgcaagaaactcgTACGATATCGACTCGACTCGACTTTGTAGAATAtcgtacgataaggtgcaaaagtccaatcagtttcttgcaacacatacacacataaactcacgccaatttcccaccggggtaagcagagactatggaattccatttgcttcgatcctgacatacttctcttgcttcctccacattcatcaatcgttacatacacgcacgccggtttctGAACCGATCTACtatcaaaaataataagatctactctgatagaccttttctaaggagatctccaatttggtcattgaACATCCTTCTAGGGCCGGAGCCTACATTTATAATAACCTTAACATTAGGGTTACAATCCACATAAAATGAAAAGACCAGCACAGCTACTGCCTGTGGCGCGGCGCGTATTAATATTGAAGGCTTTGGTATATCGAGGAGTTTGGTTGTGTTTGTCAAACCCAACAGACGCAGCGATAAAactatctacgtggatataAGTTGTACAGTTATCGGTCGAAACCCTCCATATATTTCGCGCGGCGTGGAACCCGTGTCGCGGCCGCTGACCTTGGTAGGTAAATACGCATTCGGGGTATGTTAATCTTATAAAAGCGTGTGACAAAATAGTTAATTAATAACTTGATTAGCAAACTTCATTCATTTCGTAAACCCGTTTCGTATACACCGCCGGAAATACCTACCTTACGATTGAGATAATAGACAGTTTAGTGATTGATTGCaaagtagataaaaaaaaattggtaggGTTTATTATATGTAAATAACTCTACTCATACAGAATAGGAGTgtctaagatgattccgtgcttcggaaggtatgtTATGCCATTGATTCTGGATGCCTACTATTTGCTTATAAACCTATCTAAGTAGGTATCTAGCCGTTACATGACTCTTAAGTGGCTCAACAATAAAATAGACAAAAAAACCAAGTGCTAAGCCAAGTAAAAAAAGCGTACCCACCGAAGAAGGCATTAGATAGAAACTTTTCAGCCAATGATACTTGGTCTTTGCTTTTCAGCAAACTGCATGAAAACATAATTCGTATAATTCGAACAGCATTACAGAATTCGTTTGAAAAGCAAATGTTTTGTGTGATAGAAGGACTTAATAAGTAACTATATTAACCGTTTTACCTAAAGTGGGTAGGGACTTAGGGACTAAACATTCTACTTTTACACTAAtatttgtacctacctatttaaatactaggtacctacctagttgtTTATTATCGACTAACATAAACAATCATAAAGTATACTGACGTATAACTACTGATAACCTTAGGTTTTATTATAGAGTTAATTTGATAGCTAATCTCTTAATAAGTATTATCTAGGTACTGGTTTCGATAgaattaattcatattttattgaacTGGTAAGTAGCGTAAGCAGTAAATTCTTTAATAGCGGAAGTTTTCGGTGGAAAGTACATTGAACTCATTACGTCGTCatataattacttttaaattatataattttttacaagtctgttttttacttttatttttttgtttgtttgtgttttgttttttacttttatttctaaacaaatctttatttctgaaCGAAGTATTTAGTCTGTCATAAATTTTATTGTTGGTAacgagtatttttttatgtactgaagactaggcagcatggttttatgatcttagcctgacccacaaaagggcagaagaaaaaaaaatcataaattgttGGACGAAAACTAAGATGTCAATTTCGTAATATAACCATTATAACCTCGCATTTTTTCAAGTTTAGTCaaaacttttattaattttgtcatttatttaGTGTTTAAGTCTCAAAATGCGACTTAGCTCGGTACTCTATACGGCGCCGTCTCGGCAGAGCGCCAGGAGGCCACAGCGGGAGCCTGTTCCATTCCAAATGCTGCTTCCTCTAGAGTTAAAGAAAACAGTCTCAGGCAAAGGCGACAGGACGAAAGAAGCCGCTTGCATGCAAGAGCTGGCCGTTATGTTCGCTTGTTTCAAGAAGCATGAGTTCGACCAACAAGAGTGCTTGAAAGAAATCACTGAATTTCAAGGATGTTATTCTGCTTACAGCGAAAGAATGAAAACGCAAAGAGAAAAAGGAAAAAAGGGTATTCTTGTGCCCGGAGAGAAAAACTTAACGCACAAACAGATGAACCAGCTATTAAAAGCTTTTCCTCCAAAGAAACAATCTTAGATCTTGTAAACAGTATGGAAGTGTTTGGACTGTTAAAAATGTTATGTGAATAGTTTGTATTTATGCTAATATATAGAAATTTAGtgcaatttgtatttttattctttcATCTGAAGATGATTAGGATGATGACTTGGGTTTGTTTTGTTTCACTGTTTGTTAacctatataaaattatatagccGTATAGGTATTGTGAGGGTTTGAATTGTCTCATTTCAAAGGGCCAGAGCAACTTGCCACCTGTCTTATGTGTATCAATCTGTGTATGCTAGTAATAGATCAATAATAATCAAAATGAAAAACATCAagtcttaattaaaaattacataCTTTCTTTCACTTGATTATACCTAGttagaaaataacattattgtaaagtactATGTGTAAGCACGGTTCACTTTGGGGCAGTGTGTATCCACTGGGGCGAGGCCACTTGTAACTCTATACGGTTCACAGTGATCCATTCATCATCCACCTCATGGATATTGTAGAACCTCTCCAATTCTTCTATTGCTTTGTCTTCCaactgtaaaaacaaaattttttttattttatttttatgcataCTCACTACTCTGCTAGACtgggaaaaaaaacaatattttaatacataGAATACTTTCCAAATGCAGGTTGTCAGAGCCACTATCATGTAGTTTAAATTATCTGATTGAtgaaagcacctatgaggctggcataatgaaaaagggtgttcaaagcctcattaaaaaagaaaaaaaaaatacattcagcCACTTATCATCCGAGGTACGTTGTAGAAGTTGCTTACCAACAAAGGAATATCAATGTTCTTTCTGatatcatagaataatactaaTTCATATCTGTGCTGAGCTAATTTACCTCACTCCCTGCTGGTTCTCACTTTGGTCAAAATGatcgtaagccgttaaggagtaagggacgGTGCGTGGAGTGTCTCTCTCCCTGAACTCTATTGGCAATATACCTGGTAAAATGACACCAAGTAGTTCATTATATGGATCTTAGGTCCTGGATAGCAAGTGTGGCAGTATACTTTGCTTTTGCTACTGATAGTGACACCAACTGAAAAGTatccatataaaaaataaaggaatttcAGGTGTTAGttgacataaacataaacatcatGTCGTGGACTATACATAaacatgtaaggtcacgaattatctgaattcggAATCACATTCCAGAattgaaatgtgtcatagttatatgaatacctatggggtaaaatacccacaaatgggcaacgtgcccatagctgtgtgaatatagggtaaaaaacctaCAATGTTAGAATATGGGTATCGCAGATCTTacatatacgtctcactgctgggcacaggcctcccctaaattaacaggagggggtatggagataTACTTCACTATGATGCTCCACTGTGAGTTGAGGGGAGAGTTAGTTGATATAGGTATGCAAAAGTTACTGTACCTGGGTCATGATCAAGGGTTTAGTCATAATCCTTGAGGAGTCATCTTTCTGTTTCTTTTGATCGGCTAATATATGATTGAACTCCATGGCCTTAGCTGCCTTAGGGCTGCTACTGGCTATGGGTGGCGCACACACCTTCCACGGGTTCTTCGGCTTATCTGGTGGACTGCCAATACTCAACTTATTTGCTAAATAATCGTCCAGGTTTTGTGGAGAGTCTCCTTGCATCGCCATTTTCTTTCTCTGCTTTTGGGATAACTTAGGTCCAACATGGCTTATCACGAAATTGCCTTGAGGGCTTCTAGCTAACTCGGCGAGCGGGGAATCTTTCGGTGATACCGACATTCGCGAAGTTGTCGGTGTAGTGTCTATGGCACTTGACGAATTATTCTTTGTCAATATCGTGAATGATTCCGTTGGAGTCTCATTAAGTGTGTCTTTGGCAGAAGTTATCGCCTTCAACCTTGCTTGGAGTACTTTCTGTTGTTTTTGTAGAGCTGATGGCACTTCTATCCATTTTCCTTTCACCGGAGCTTTCTCAGTCTCCTTGCTGATTTTACTGAGAGACAGTGTTATATCACCTGAAGCATCATTGGATAGGTCTAAAGAGTTCACTGAACTCACACATTCATATCTCATTCTAGCCTTTTCGCTTTCAGTATATTCGATCTTTTTGGATTGCCTTTTCTTTTTGCTGACTTCGATGATGCTGTCATTCTTTTTATACTCTTCGTCAGTGACTTCAAGGTCTACTGGATACGTTTTGACAAATTCATCGATGATTTCATCACTTGGCGCGTTGAAGAACGGCGTTATTATTCTAGACGACATTATAGGGTTGAATTTGCAGTAGTAATTTGAAATGTCTTCCAAAAGGGTTTCTTCCAGTAAGTCTAGGGATCTGTTCTCGAGGATTGAGCATATGTTGAGTGAGATGAATTCCATGCAGCTTTGTTTCAGTTGGGTCGCGTTGTAAGTGTGAGCGAATTGACATAGTTCTGTGCAGTTTTTGAGATTGACAAGCCCTGTTAAGGCCACTTCGCACATTTCTCGCAGCCTCGTGATGAGCAGTTGATCAGCTACAATGAGCATGCTGCATATAAAGTCTATACTGTCAGAATTCTCCACTTCTGGACACGAGTCCGTGTAGAGGAAGTCAATCACGGGTTGTAGGATCCCATGGTTTATTGGTAGAGTTACTTTTGACAGTAGTTtgttctgggaaaacaaaattGCATTATTACTAGGGTGATCTTGTGAGATACAGTTTCCACCATCAAAGTTATCAAAACATTAGGATTGTGTGAAAGCACTGATAGTATTTTTATCAAgaacatataacaatttaaattattatagtaaGTACTCAATTCGCCAAAATCTTTGTGTACGCGTTTTATTAGTTGAGTACTTATTGAATAAAAACATCACTTATAAGAAATATTTCTTAGAATGTAGCAATTCCAATCTCGGGACCGTCGGTAATATTGCACCACATTAATTGTTTTTGTCATCATTATCATTCCcgtctctc
It contains:
- the LOC126374433 gene encoding magnetosome-associated protein MamJ-like, whose product is MKYFIAIALIAAVASAGVIKPAGLTEEVHQIQEIINAINSPSTDPATAALLEQMLLEALGQQPIQVGPAIVEQNPSDLISVGPAIVEGISPISVGPAIIDFPLPDGGAITELEPTPAVVAPTPVVVGPTPAAEASQSSPLVQIIVNVNAANAGSNPVGVISPEAVVEPEAIAEPEIAPEPVSVVEQPILIPTPVVLPQPVAPVVVPEPVVVVEEPSLPEPVIVVEPSLPVAPTPIGVGEPVLPIGVQPVVLPETLN
- the LOC126374485 gene encoding uncharacterized protein LOC126374485, giving the protein MRLSSVLYTAPSRQSARRPQREPVPFQMLLPLELKKTVSGKGDRTKEAACMQELAVMFACFKKHEFDQQECLKEITEFQGCYSAYSERMKTQREKGKKGILVPGEKNLTHKQMNQLLKAFPPKKQS
- the LOC126374436 gene encoding calphotin-like translates to MKYFIAIVLIAAVASARVIKPIGASESQEIQEIIAAINSPSTDPATAALLEQMLMEALGVQPIQVGPAIVEQNPSDLISVGPAIVEGISPISVGPAIIDFPLPDGGAVTELEPTPAVVAPAPVVVGPTPAAEASESSPLVQIIVNVNAANAGSNPVGVISPEAVAEPEIAPEPVSVVEQPILIPTPVVLPQPVAPVVVPEPVIVVEEPSLPEPVIVVEPSLPVAPTPIGVGEPVLPIGVQPVVLPETLN